A genomic segment from Chitinophaga flava encodes:
- the thiH gene encoding 2-iminoacetate synthase ThiH has product MFKSIFEQYSWDEVKESIYAKTAADVEQALHNQRRTLNDFAALISPAAAAYLQPMAEISQQRTLQRFGNTMQLYIPLYLSNECQNICTYCGFSLNNKIPRKTLSNAEILRETAVIKEMGYDHVLLVTGEAHQQVGLEYFKNALQLLRPHFSNISMEVQPMDEADYAALIPLGLHAVLVYQETYHQEDYRKHHPKGRKSSFDYRLETPDRLGRAGIHKMGLGVLIGLEDWRTDSFFTALHLQYLEKTYWQTRYSISFPRLRPFSGGLAPKVEMNDRELVQLICAYRLFNQEVELSISTRERESFRDHIIRLGITSMSAGSRTNPGGYATDHQSLEQFEISDERSAVAIAQMLKQKGYEPVWKDWDKVFG; this is encoded by the coding sequence ATGTTTAAAAGCATATTTGAACAATACAGCTGGGATGAGGTAAAGGAAAGCATCTATGCTAAAACAGCGGCAGATGTGGAACAGGCCCTGCACAACCAGCGCCGCACACTCAACGATTTTGCGGCACTGATATCACCCGCAGCAGCGGCCTATCTGCAGCCAATGGCAGAAATAAGCCAACAGCGTACCTTACAACGCTTCGGCAATACTATGCAGCTGTATATTCCGCTGTATCTGTCCAACGAATGCCAGAATATCTGTACCTATTGCGGCTTTAGTCTCAACAACAAAATCCCCCGCAAAACACTCAGTAACGCGGAGATATTAAGAGAAACTGCCGTGATCAAGGAAATGGGGTACGACCATGTATTGCTGGTCACTGGTGAGGCACATCAGCAGGTGGGACTGGAATACTTTAAAAACGCGCTGCAATTGTTGCGTCCCCATTTTTCCAATATTTCCATGGAAGTACAACCGATGGATGAAGCTGACTATGCGGCACTTATCCCGCTGGGGCTGCATGCTGTACTGGTATACCAGGAAACCTACCATCAGGAAGACTACAGGAAACACCATCCCAAAGGCCGCAAATCATCCTTTGATTATCGCCTGGAAACACCCGACCGGCTGGGGCGTGCGGGCATTCATAAAATGGGGCTGGGTGTATTGATCGGCCTGGAAGACTGGCGTACAGACAGTTTCTTCACCGCCCTTCACCTGCAATACCTGGAAAAAACGTACTGGCAAACACGTTATAGTATCTCTTTTCCGCGTCTGCGGCCATTTTCCGGAGGGCTGGCCCCCAAAGTGGAAATGAACGACAGGGAGCTCGTACAGCTAATCTGTGCGTATCGTCTGTTTAATCAGGAAGTGGAGTTAAGCATTTCTACCAGAGAAAGGGAATCCTTCAGAGATCACATTATCCGGCTGGGTATTACGAGTATGAGTGCGGGCTCCCGCACCAACCCCGGCGGTTATGCTACGGATCATCAGTCACTGGAACAATTTGAAATATCGGATGAACGAAGTGCAGTAGCTATCGCACAGATGCTCAAACAGAAAGGATATGAGCCGGTATGGAAAGACTGGGATAAGGTATTTGGTTAA
- a CDS encoding lmo0937 family membrane protein yields the protein MNNLLYLIAVILIIGWALGFFVYSAGALIHSLLILAIIAILINIIRGRAV from the coding sequence ATGAACAATCTCTTATATCTGATTGCAGTGATCCTCATAATAGGATGGGCATTGGGGTTCTTTGTATACTCCGCCGGCGCTTTAATACATTCCTTATTGATACTTGCCATTATTGCCATCCTGATCAATATAATAAGGGGAAGAGCAGTGTGA
- a CDS encoding ferritin-like domain-containing protein, with protein MQQQEQLKEILSDLVKINNDRIEGYQQAIGATDDADLKALFQRMIDDSVRYADELNAELLAIGAEKCTGTTPCGKLYHAWTDLKTIFTGQDRHAILSFCEYSEDAAQRAYNSAFKTETSMPYRIRELIADQQKLLQNDHDIINAYRNVQKTVY; from the coding sequence ATGCAACAGCAGGAACAGCTTAAAGAAATACTAAGCGACCTCGTTAAGATTAACAACGACCGGATAGAAGGATATCAGCAGGCTATTGGAGCAACTGATGATGCAGACCTGAAAGCTTTATTTCAGCGTATGATTGATGACAGTGTTCGTTATGCTGACGAGCTCAATGCCGAACTGCTGGCCATAGGTGCCGAAAAATGTACTGGCACTACACCTTGTGGTAAGTTATACCATGCATGGACGGACCTTAAAACAATTTTTACCGGACAAGACCGCCATGCTATTCTTTCTTTTTGTGAATATAGTGAAGATGCTGCTCAACGGGCCTATAACAGTGCTTTCAAAACAGAAACGTCTATGCCTTACCGAATAAGGGAGCTGATAGCAGACCAGCAGAAACTCCTACAAAATGACCATGATATCATTAATGCCTATAGAAACGTACAGAAGACAGTATATTAA
- a CDS encoding thiazole synthase, which translates to MIQPLTIAGKTFTSRLFTGTGKFASAAVMEEALLASGTQLVTVALKRVDIHHKTDDILPHLSHPHIQLLPNTSGVRTAREAVYAAQLAREALETNWVKLEIHPDPRYLMPDPVETLQAAAELVKLGFVVLPYVHADPVLCKRLEEVGTAAVMPLGAPIGSNKGLCTADFLEIIIAQSNVPVVVDAGIGAPSHAARAMEMGADAVLVNTALAVTKEPVKMATAFKAAVEAGRMAYEAGLAPVNARAVASSPLVAFLDEV; encoded by the coding sequence ATGATACAACCATTGACCATTGCAGGTAAAACCTTCACCTCGCGCCTGTTTACAGGTACCGGCAAATTTGCGTCCGCTGCGGTGATGGAAGAAGCCCTGCTTGCCTCCGGCACTCAACTGGTGACCGTAGCCCTTAAACGGGTAGATATACATCATAAAACAGACGATATACTTCCGCATCTGTCGCATCCGCATATACAGTTGTTACCTAACACTTCCGGCGTGCGTACAGCCAGAGAAGCCGTATATGCGGCCCAGTTAGCCCGGGAAGCCCTCGAAACCAACTGGGTGAAGCTGGAAATACATCCCGATCCCCGCTATCTGATGCCGGACCCTGTAGAAACCCTGCAGGCCGCGGCAGAACTGGTGAAGCTGGGGTTTGTGGTATTGCCTTATGTTCATGCTGATCCGGTATTGTGCAAACGTCTGGAAGAAGTGGGTACCGCCGCGGTGATGCCCCTGGGCGCTCCCATCGGTAGTAATAAAGGGCTGTGTACAGCCGATTTCCTTGAGATCATCATTGCACAAAGCAATGTGCCGGTAGTAGTAGATGCCGGCATCGGCGCACCCTCACATGCTGCCAGGGCTATGGAAATGGGAGCAGATGCAGTGCTGGTCAACACAGCGCTGGCCGTAACCAAAGAACCCGTAAAAATGGCCACTGCCTTTAAAGCAGCCGTAGAGGCCGGCCGTATGGCCTATGAAGCAGGACTGGCGCCGGTCAATGCAAGAGCTGTAGCTTCCAGCCCGCTGGTGGCCTTCCTCGATGAAGTATAA